The genomic window TGATCGGAAGTCAGAAATCTGATTACAAATATGAACCCATGCGTACATCAGGACAATTCGGAGCTTCAACCTGAACGATTCAAATTCTTGTTTATTTAGAAGTTAGGTTTTTTGGCATAACTTTTGAGAACAATCATACCGAATTTAATTCACAAATTGGCTCAGACACTTCGATTTATTAACAACTTCGTTTGCCAGCATTACTCACTTTCTTAATCTTGAAAGCCTGGACTAATGACAAAAGATTACAGATTAGCGGATAATTTCAAAACCGAATCCACTCGGAATAGGAGCAGAGGTAAACTCGCTCAAAATTTGGTTGAGCATGTTGTTTTACGCATTGACGATGTTAATACAAATGAAATTGAAGAACTCAGCACGCTCATTTATGCCCTCAAAAGCTCGCAATATAATGATAACGTTGTTAAAAATGGAACCGGCAAACAGGATTTTGTCGTAACCGTAAAGCCAGCCCAGTTAGACGAAATAAAACAAGCTTTACATGTAATTTTGCGGATTGTAAAACCGGAGAGAATTGCAATTGATACTTAGTGAGCAATCAAACGAACGCTGTTAGTTTTCAGATTCTTGAGCAAACAACTCAAGAATTCGTGGTGAGAAATATCGACTATCCAATCGATAATTAGAATCCAACTTTTTAACATTATCAAATTCAGTCAAAGCTTCTGCAAGGACTCATTGCTTTCTTCACCAGATAAAAAATATTCTGTGGCATAGGCAGAGCCCAAAAAGGCCTGAATATTAAAATTTGTCTGGTAGACGATCAAGGCTTGGTTTAGCAATTTAATCGATTGTGTGATATTGCCCTCAAAGAAAGAAGTGACTCCTCCCCTGGCTTGCTTTTCCGCAGTATCGATTTTTTGCAGGTATTCAATGGCCTAAAGTCCATTATTTTTACTTTTCCATCATCCAGAACCCGGATGTTTTCCGGTTTAATGTCGCGGATGTACTATACTTTTAGAATGCGAAAAAGAAACTCCGTTACTAATCTGCCGGGCAAAATCAAGTTTTTGACGAAGGCTAAGTTTTTCGTTTTGTTTTGATTTGTTTGAGATCGCTACCCGGCAGGTATTCCATAACGATGTACGGTTTACCTTCGATTTCTCCCAGGTCGTGAACGATGGTAATATTTTCGTGGGAAAGTTTACCGGCCGAGCGGGCTTCACGGTAAAATCGTTCTCTAATTTCTGGCTGGTCAAAAAGCTGCTCCGCTAAGACTTTAATCGCCACTTCTCGTTCCATCAACGGATCAAATGCTTTATAGACAATACCCATCCCGCCCTTGCCAATCTCTTCTACAGTTTCGTATTAGTTATTTTTTTCACTCGGGTTCTATTTTCTCGAGTTTAGTCATTTCTTTACACTCGATTCGAGCTTCTCTTTTCTGAGATTTTTCGCAATGATTGTACCATTAAATAAAGTTACTAATTCTATCTAACTCCATTTTAATATAGTAGCAACTCATTAATTGTCAAGGACTTTATAGGAACGCCAGACTTTATAATTTGGATGGCTCTCTTAAAATTATACTTGACAATTTTGTAAGTTTTTAACATATTTAAGTATAATTTGATGAGTCTCCTAAGAGATGTTTTAAAAATAGATATAGAGGTAGTTCCATGGCTTTTAAAGAAAAACTGAAGGGCGCCTGGAGACGGGTCTCCAATCTCGACGATGAAACCCAATCCATAAGAAGAAAAGTAGATGACAGGATTCCTTACAAAGTGATCTCAAAGAAACTGAAAGAAATTATGGAGCAAAATGTAGATGTGGTCGGAAGAAGAATTCTTATTCCCAATTTTTACACTATCTACTTCAATGAATCGGATAGAAACATGAGATTGGAAGTTGAAGACGTCATGTGCAGTGAGCTGAAAGAAGAGCTCTTTCATGAAATGCGCAAAATCAATCCTGAGCAAAGCAAAGGTGACGTGGTGATCTCGGTTAACACTGACCCCGCCATTGAAAAAGGCCAATTTAAAGTCGTTCACAGAATGAAAAAACCCTCGCCGGAGGAAGAGCGAGCGAGTCTGGATAAGACCGCTTCCGAGATAATGACTCCACCGGATGAGAATGATCTTCAACAAACAATCGTCGAAGCACCCGATTTTAGTGCAGCAGATGAACAGCAAACCATCGTACAAATGCCGGAAAGCTCGGTTTTGTACAAGCTGCTCATCCATACGGACGATGGCACAAACGAACAACTTGTGACCAAAGAAATGGTAACCATCGGTCGCAGCAGCCAGGACGATGTCGTTCTGGAATCTTCCGACTTTTCTATTTCCAGAGCACATGCTACCCTTGAGATGAGAGATGAAATGTATTACTTAACGCCGGCAGGGATCAATGGTACTTTTGTAAATGGCGAAGAATTGGAGCTCAAAAAAGAAGTTCAGGTATTTCCGGAAGATGAAATAAAAATCATGAACTACAAACTGACAATTAAAGCCGGGTAAAAAAATGGGCCTTATAGCAGCCATAGATAGCGCTATTAAAAAAATAATTTTTTCCATTTTTTGGTGGTTAATGGACCCGCTGGAACCGGAACGGCTTTTTAGCCAATTGACCGATCAACTGGAAAGGAATCTTGACCCAAATAACCCTGAAAGACTTCTGGCCCCTGATAACTTTGACGTCATAGTCAATAACAAAGTCTTTATTAAGCATGCCCATTCAATTGCAAAGCTTGAAACCAACATGCAAGACAGATTGCAAAGGTATGTGGCAGACCGGGACTACGCACTTTCACAACCGCTGATAAAGCTGCAAATTATTTCTTCAGCAACCTTGTCCAAGAATAAGATTGAAATCCATGTCCGATTCTCAAGTGAGGAGGAGGACTTTCAGCCGGCCGATGATGGAAAATATGAGCTCAAAATCATCAAAGGTCAGGGACAGGGGACGTCGTGGAAAATCAAACCGGGAAAAACGTATACTATTGGCCGGGTTCCTACTGCTGAGATTTGCCTGCCGTACGATAACATCTCAAAAAAGCAAGCGACGCTTTATTTTATGCCGGATTCTAAAATCACCATAGTTGATGAAGGCAGCGCCAACGGCACATTCATTAATAATGATGAAAATCCTATAAAAGGCAGTCTGGAATTAAAAATTGGGGACCAGATCAAGTTTTGCAAAACCAACCCCGTGGTCATGACCCTCTCTGAGAAATAACGACCATGCTCATTATACTGATCATAACCAAATACCTTATCCTCTTCTCAATCGCGGCTTACCTTGCTCGAATACTTTATGTTACAGTTAAAAATATGCCGGGTCTGTTTTCTTTCGCCCGCCGCAAAGAGCTCTCGGTTGTTTTATGGGTCTTTATTTTCGCTTTCCTGACTTTGCTCGGTTATCAAAGTTACTGGCAGCTTTTCATCGACAACGAATATTTCGCAAAAACAAAAAAACTGCATGATCCGCGACCCTGGATAATTGAGGCCACAACCTTAAAAGGGAAAATTTACGACCGCACTCATGATGATGCGAAACTGCTGGCCGGTTACTCACCCCCTTCAAACGGGCGACTCCCCAGGCGAATTTATCCGCTCGGTGAAGCAACCTCGCACCTGCTTGGCTACTCAGACGTTGAGCGGGGTAAAAGCGGTTTGGAGAAATTTTATTTCGAAAGATTGATGGGGTGGACAGACTTCACTGAGGAAGAAAAACAGAACAAAACCAACAACAAATATTTTCGTCTCAAGCCGGTTGGCAATGATATTGTTCTGACGATTGATTACGAATTACAAAAGACGGCCTACGAGGCCTTCGGTGATAACAAAGGGGCTGTTGTAGCAATCGAGCCGGCAACTGGAGACGTCCTGGTTTTAGTGAGCGCGCCGAGCTTTCATCCCGACTCAGTCTCAGTTGACAAAGCCTGGGTTCGTATTATTAGAGATGAAGAAAATCAGCGACTTTATAACCGGGCGTTAAAAGGACGCTATCCTCCCGGCTCAACAATGAAGCCACTTGTTGCGACAGCTGCTCTTGAAAAAGGAATCGACCCGGTTTGGAACCTGGGACCAGCCGGTTATCGCCCGCCGGGCGTGCGCAGGAAAAGAGTTCACGATCACGAGCGGGTCAGTTACCCCAAAAGAGGACTTGTCTGGCGGGGGCAGGGCAAAATAAATATGACCAAAGCCATGGTCAAGTCGAGTAACCACTATTTTTCAAAACTGGGCGTAACCGTCGGCGATTCCTTAATGCACGAAATCGCCTGGCGCTTTGGTTACAATCAAGCGGTTGAGTGGAATATCTCCCGTCCCGAACTTAAGGGCAAAATTGTTACTTTCCGAAGCTCCTTCCCCCCTACTGAAAATGCCCACGAGCTCGCCTGGTCCTCTATTGGCCAGGAAAAAGTTCTGGCGACTCCATTACAACTGGCCATGACTGCAGCGGCAATTGCCAACAATGGCATTTTGATGAAACCAAAACTTGAGCTGAACGAAGCCCCGGAAGTGTGGCATAAAGTCATGTCCGAAGAGACCTCCAGAAAAGTCAAAAAAATGATGCGGGAAGTTGTTTGGGCGCGGGGCGGAACTGCCTGGAGACTGCGGATGAAAGAAGTCGAAGCAGGCGGTAAAACCGGAACGGCAGAACTCACAAAAATCATTACACATGAAGACGGCACAAAAGAAAAGGTTATTATCAACAACGCGGTTTTTATCTCATTCGCCCCAGTCGAAAATCCGAAAATCGCCATTGCGGTGATCGCCGAAGGAGCTGGTTACGGCGGTTCTGCTGCTGCACCAATTGCAAAGCAAGTCTACTTAAAGGCATATGAATTAGGTTACTTCGATGACGGAACAGAAGCCACCATCTCAGCTAAAAATTAACCCGCTGTTTGGGTTGATCTTCACCATCCTGATAACAGTACTCGGAATGCTTTCCGTTTATGTTGCCGGAAATGCCCGAGGCTACGATCCCAGCCTGGCAGTTTTGGTGCGCAACTCCCTCATGATTTCTGCTTTCCTTGTTGTTTATCTTTTTCTAAAACGCAATTACAAAGGCGACTTCGCAATTCTCATTGTTGTGGCCCTGCTAACCGGAATCGGGTTTATCGTTCAATATAGAATCAGCTCCGCAATTAACATCGATTTCCAGAAAACCCTGATCAGGCAGTATTCCGCAGCGGTCCTTGAAGAAGGCGCACTCACTGATTCAACTCAACAACTTGCAACGTTGGACTCAACCGTGGATAAAGCTTCTGAAGAAAGGAGTTTGCAAGCCATCCAAAAGGAAGCTGAGCAATTTCTTAAACTGGATAAGCTTAAGTTTGGCCAAGTTATGCAGGAATTTCTTAACAGTGTCCCCAGCTGGTCGCGTTTGATTATTTCTTATTCGATTGCTCTCTATT from candidate division KSB1 bacterium includes these protein-coding regions:
- a CDS encoding FHA domain-containing protein, producing MGLIAAIDSAIKKIIFSIFWWLMDPLEPERLFSQLTDQLERNLDPNNPERLLAPDNFDVIVNNKVFIKHAHSIAKLETNMQDRLQRYVADRDYALSQPLIKLQIISSATLSKNKIEIHVRFSSEEEDFQPADDGKYELKIIKGQGQGTSWKIKPGKTYTIGRVPTAEICLPYDNISKKQATLYFMPDSKITIVDEGSANGTFINNDENPIKGSLELKIGDQIKFCKTNPVVMTLSEK
- a CDS encoding protein kinase; its protein translation is MGIVYKAFDPLMEREVAIKVLAEQLFDQPEIRERFYREARSAGKLSHENITIVHDLGEIEGKPYIVMEYLPGSDLKQIKTKRKT
- a CDS encoding DUF3662 domain-containing protein, whose translation is MAFKEKLKGAWRRVSNLDDETQSIRRKVDDRIPYKVISKKLKEIMEQNVDVVGRRILIPNFYTIYFNESDRNMRLEVEDVMCSELKEELFHEMRKINPEQSKGDVVISVNTDPAIEKGQFKVVHRMKKPSPEEERASLDKTASEIMTPPDENDLQQTIVEAPDFSAADEQQTIVQMPESSVLYKLLIHTDDGTNEQLVTKEMVTIGRSSQDDVVLESSDFSISRAHATLEMRDEMYYLTPAGINGTFVNGEELELKKEVQVFPEDEIKIMNYKLTIKAG